The nucleotide window TCTCCGCTCCCGTGGTGCAGCCCGGCTGCGTTATACTGCCGAAGGAGTCCTCCACTTCTCAAGGTGCTGTATCATCAATGGCTCTAGAACCAATTACGCGCTATTTCCAAATGTCGTCAGTTTACATGCTTTACATTTTTAGGTCGCCATCGCCAAGACGCGGCCAGCTGTTCACCAATTTGCCCCTGCAAGCCTCCCAACATGTGCGGCTATGTCAGAACATGGACGTCAGGAAATCCGGAGCAATGAGTACCAGCTGGATGATGATGAGCCGCTTTGGCTGGCAGTGGTCATAGACCTTGCTGTGTAAGTGtggattccccccccccccccccctgttgGTTTGTCTGAATGTGAAATTGAATTTGTTACTTTGTATTGTTAGGGGTTTGAAGGGATTGGTAGCTTTCTTAGCTGAGCAGCCGAGGCAACTGAAGCACCTGGAGTGGCCGGGCTTTCAGCACACGGTATGCCCCTTGAATTGGACATTATTGAGATGTTTAAAGAATTGCCATGATGCATTGCTAAATATAATGTGGTTTGCTGCCCATATTAGATTAGTATCAGTCAAGACAAGGAAAGTGCAATTTTAGCTTGTCTGGATATGTTGAATTTGCATCATATGTTGTGTAGGAGCATGTGCTAAACAACCTGAACTAATTGGTAATGTATAGTGGCAGAGTGGCGCTCTACGTTGTTATTGAGATTGAAGTACACTGTACACATTTTTATGACTATTCTATAAAATCAAAGGGGCAGCCATCTAAATGATACATGAGATGTGGATAAATTTGATTGATAACCTGAATTACCTTCAACCAACAAGTGTCAATATGTGTTTATTTTCAATAAGGGGCTAAAGTTTTCCTTGTTCTGATTCCTTTCTCGATAAAGTGTTAAATTATGTCCATATCCTGACATCCTTATTCTAGTTTTCACCAGACTTACGTTTACCGATGCCAGTTTTCTCAATGAATCTTGAATTTATTGGCATGCCATATTCATATGCATCCTATATGGGCGATGTGGAGTCTAACCTTATGAGTATAAATATGTCTCCAGATGCATTTTTCATAGCTTCACATTCAAATGTTACTTGTAGAACTAGAATTTGGTCCAATCATGTGTAATTCTATGACTGTGTCCAATAGGCATGGCTGGATTATAGTTTTTTCCCCCTTCAAGTGCAGGGCCTTAGCCGCCTTATTGTGACCATTTTATGCCTTAATTTTAAATATTTTGAAGCTGCTACATCAAAAAAAGAGAACTTTGCTTACCTCTTGATTTAATCAAATCGTCATCATTGGCAGATGAAGACGGCTACACTTACTCTTGTACTGGTAGCTGTGTTTATTGTTGCATTGTCAACTATTGATGCTGCCCTCTGCTACATGCTGGCCTGGCTACTTCGAAAATCTGCGTAGAATAACGGTATGCTATTTGTTTCTTAGACCCGAATTGTTTACAGCTCCCTGGTCCATATTACATTTGACATCAGAATGCAGGTGATCTAGTCTCTTATGATTGATAAATTTATAATAGTTAAACACAGGACATTTTTCTTAGTAGTTTGGGTGTTGCTAGTGGTACACTGGTACCTTGCCATTCATGTTATTCATCTGAAGAAGTAATTACAAATAGAATGCCTTATGTTGTTTGCCATCAGACTTGCAGAATCAGATGAAGTGATCTTTAAGGACCACATCTCTCAGTTACACTGACTTGCTGCTTAAGTGTTGCCATCTGGATGCTATCGATGTACTGACATGTGATTCATTGATCAGCAGGAATATCCGTGTATTGCTTGAATATGATTTAGCCGTGCTGGATAGTAGCAGGCACCAGGCACTTTAGCTGGAATGCAAGCTCTTGCTGTCGTAGGGGTCAGCAATGTTATGCTTGCTGGAGGTAGCAGGAAGGTGGATCTTTTACAGTGTACCATTTTATTTTGGGAGTACTGAGACAATCAAAAGAGATGTCCTTCAAATAGTGCTGATGTCATGTGATGCAGATGCTCATAGTAGCATTTGAAAGGAAGGTATCTGGTTTCAGATGGAAAAAAAGAAGATATAGTTGTCTGTGTGAAACAGTTAAATAGGTCTAGCCAAAACTTGAGGTCTGATTTAacagagaaagagcacatcctgGAGAGGATCAGGAATTGTGTGTAGTGATTTGTAACTTCTTTTTTATGTTAGGCAAACTTGCTTGTAACTTGCTGGTCCATTGGCTAGGATCTGGAGAAAATTATTTTTAAGACGTGTGGCCTACTTTGTAGGCTTAACAAGCCATCCACTCTGATTTCTCATTAGTATTGGGTTGGTGTGTCTTAATCAAGATCCAGGTCTGCTGTCGAGCTGCAATAGAACTTACATGCTTTGCTAGTTATGGGAGGCTGCAAAATTCGGTTTTATACATTAGAAGAAGGGTTCAGTTTTTAAATGACATGGTTAACTGCTGTATGTAATAGCAACACTGCATCTCTGTACGACTGTACCAATGTGAAAATACTACTGAAGGGAAGTCTCCTGATTCATTTCAGCTTATCCCTTTCGAGGCTCAGCAGCTAGCTACTCTGATTTGAAATATGAACTTCAAAGATCCTAGTATGATACAGAAGTCATCCAAAAAAAAAGTGGTACATGTGAGAGTTTTGGAAGGAACAGATGTCAACATTTCATGCAATAACATTACTGGCTTCATCACATAATGTGCACATTTTATAATTGATCTCAGTTGTGATTCGAGGACTTGGATACCACAACTATCTGGTGATTTCCTGCGACCGTTTGAACCAAAAGTCACAGAGAGATGATAAAGATAAATTCTTCGTCCAGGTACTTTCATAATCCTCTCCTTTCCATTGTTACAAAGAAATGTTCGCTGTAAGTGCTTCCAAATTTGACGCTGTGATTGTGCCTTACTATTTAATTAATATTGATCCAATGATCCTTATGATCAATTCAAGAATCAATTAGAATGTGGAGGAAAGGGtggtgtcttttttttttttttttgagacaaAGGAAAGGGTGGTGTCATGCTACCAAAGCCACAGTAAAGCTGATGCAATATGTTCATCTCAGATTCCACATCTTCATCCATCCTCTGCTTATTCAGAGTCATTGATCCAAACATTGCATTCCCCATAAGATCATACGCACCAGGCAAGCATAAAAAAATCAGATAGACAGAATGGCAGCTCACAGAAGACAAATATGCTGTTTCACAAGATATGGACTCTGGCTTTGTTCTTCGCAAAATGAGAGCTCGGATGCACATCACCACATTGGGGAAAAACGAGTACTGAAGTAGTAGATTCTGTACACAGTTTTTTTTCATAGCACCTGTACAAAGTTGCACACACAAACCAATCACATAAGTTATGATTTGTTACAGCTGACTGCCCAAATCCAAATCGTTCCCTACATCTTTTGCCTAATTGTCAATCTACAAAGCCAACAGCTCGAAACAAATCAACTCCACACCCAACCCAACCCAAACCAAGTCAACCTAACTAAATATATGACATAAGCAATGTACATGCTAGTGCAAGAACTTTGTATTACGATGCCCATTTACAATACTC belongs to Miscanthus floridulus cultivar M001 chromosome 4, ASM1932011v1, whole genome shotgun sequence and includes:
- the LOC136549892 gene encoding uncharacterized protein yields the protein MAALSAGALAPLAGLSPLPWCSPAALYCRRSPPLLKVAIAKTRPAVHQFAPASLPTCAAMSEHGRQEIRSNEYQLDDDEPLWLAVVIDLAVGLKGLVAFLAEQPRQLKHLEWPGFQHTMKTATLTLVLVAVFIVALSTIDAALCYMLAWLLRKSA